In one window of Paraflavitalea soli DNA:
- a CDS encoding FecR family protein — translation MDHTIDELIIKYLSGTLTEEEQVLLDEWKALPQNRLLLDQLSNGDWVKRELQKIGQVKEEQAYNKLSQIYAQQQAPVRMQPKRPRTGWWLAAASLVLFLGAGSWWLWSRGSGKAAPVELAKSDDRFKNDVQPGGNKARLLLADGTEIVLDSAGKGLLTQQGGAKVIKTDNGGIEYQQGAGMGNKEGVVYNTVSTPKGGQYMIALPDGSKAWLNASSTLRFPTAFTGEQRVVELTGEGYFEVQPMASGNQGTRKAKKPFIVQAGNVNVEVLGTHFNVNAYTDEDVIKTTLLEGAVKVVNSHTTGLLKPGEQAQAFRQGTLKTVKQADLEQTMAWHNGVFAFRNAPVLAIMRQAQRWYDIEVVYAGKVNKEQTLNGDIPRNVALSQLLKILEATGSVHFRIEGKTVTVMP, via the coding sequence ATGGATCATACAATAGATGAATTGATCATAAAGTATTTGTCCGGTACATTAACGGAAGAAGAACAGGTGCTGCTGGATGAGTGGAAGGCGCTGCCTCAAAATCGTTTATTGCTTGACCAGTTGAGCAATGGAGATTGGGTAAAGCGGGAGTTGCAGAAAATTGGCCAGGTTAAAGAAGAGCAGGCGTATAACAAGCTAAGCCAGATATATGCGCAGCAACAGGCGCCGGTGAGGATGCAGCCAAAGAGACCCAGAACGGGCTGGTGGCTGGCAGCAGCATCGCTGGTGTTGTTCCTCGGAGCGGGCAGCTGGTGGCTGTGGAGCCGTGGTTCCGGGAAAGCGGCCCCGGTTGAACTGGCCAAATCGGACGACCGGTTTAAAAATGATGTACAGCCTGGCGGCAACAAGGCCCGGCTGCTATTGGCCGACGGTACGGAGATCGTGTTGGACAGCGCCGGCAAGGGGTTATTGACCCAACAGGGCGGCGCCAAAGTGATCAAGACGGACAATGGCGGGATCGAGTACCAGCAGGGAGCCGGCATGGGAAACAAGGAAGGGGTGGTTTACAATACTGTTTCAACGCCCAAGGGCGGGCAATATATGATCGCTTTACCGGATGGAAGCAAGGCCTGGTTGAATGCTTCTTCCACGCTTCGCTTTCCTACGGCCTTTACGGGTGAACAACGGGTGGTGGAGCTTACGGGCGAGGGGTACTTTGAAGTACAACCGATGGCCTCCGGCAACCAAGGCACCCGAAAAGCAAAGAAACCTTTTATTGTACAGGCAGGAAATGTAAACGTGGAAGTATTGGGTACTCATTTTAACGTGAACGCCTATACCGACGAAGATGTGATCAAAACGACTTTACTGGAAGGGGCTGTAAAAGTAGTAAACAGCCATACTACGGGGTTATTAAAGCCGGGTGAACAGGCGCAGGCCTTCCGGCAAGGGACGCTGAAGACAGTAAAGCAGGCGGACCTGGAACAAACGATGGCCTGGCATAACGGGGTATTTGCGTTCCGGAATGCCCCGGTGCTTGCTATTATGCGGCAGGCGCAACGCTGGTATGATATTGAGGTGGTGTATGCGGGTAAGGTAAATAAAGAGCAAACTTTAAACGGAGACATCCCGCGGAATGTGGCCTTGTCTCAGCTATTGAAAATATTAGAAGCTACGGGATCTGTTCATTTCCGCATTGAGGGAAAAACGGTAACTGTGATGCCATGA
- a CDS encoding RNA polymerase sigma factor — protein sequence MTKALSDQDIIALFKRGEHEAFNHLFRLHYRPLVYYGNQLVNDEQEAEDIVVDTFVKLLRKRADFDNLKDIKAFLFVSVRNACYDYLRYMQRHETSHQELFYLAGKQEIMEDNEMIKAKVLQEIYNEIENLPGQCQKVFKYIFFHGLSTDQIANEMDISAQTVLNQKTRALKLLRLSLLKKDLLPTAVTFYFLAVIFHQLTSSL from the coding sequence TCATTGCCTTATTTAAGCGTGGGGAACACGAGGCTTTCAACCATCTTTTCCGGCTGCACTACCGGCCGCTGGTATATTATGGCAACCAGCTGGTTAATGATGAACAGGAAGCGGAAGACATTGTAGTGGATACATTTGTAAAGCTCTTACGTAAACGCGCTGATTTTGATAACCTCAAAGACATCAAGGCCTTTTTATTTGTCTCGGTGAGGAACGCCTGCTATGATTACCTGCGCTATATGCAGCGCCATGAGACCTCGCACCAGGAACTTTTTTATTTAGCCGGCAAACAAGAAATTATGGAGGACAATGAAATGATCAAAGCCAAGGTATTGCAGGAGATCTATAACGAGATCGAAAACCTGCCCGGGCAATGTCAGAAAGTGTTCAAGTATATATTCTTCCATGGACTCAGTACAGACCAGATTGCCAACGAGATGGATATCAGTGCGCAGACGGTATTGAACCAAAAAACACGGGCATTAAAGCTGCTTCGTTTGTCGCTGCTGAAGAAAGACCTGCTGCCAACGGCGGTTACGTTCTATTTCCTGGCTGTTATTTTCCACCAGCTCACTTCTTCGTTGTAA